One Tolypothrix bouteillei VB521301 DNA window includes the following coding sequences:
- a CDS encoding alpha/beta hydrolase: MQPIYDESFEMIVENAEEKPQEEEYYPVKLITSRGSIHCRYYLAENAKTAVILVGGVGGDWDTPARGLYPLLGEILRKEGIASLRVQYRNPTDLVESTLDVLAGLTYLQDKGVEEFALIGHSFGGAVVIQAAAQSADVRTVVTIATQAYGAEPASELATRCSLLLLHGTSDPVLPASCSQYVYQIAREPKRVILYPNGGHGLDEVADEVYLVVRDWIVQQLNRATANLY, from the coding sequence GTGCAACCCATTTACGATGAATCATTTGAGATGATTGTTGAAAATGCTGAAGAAAAACCCCAAGAGGAAGAATATTATCCTGTAAAACTCATAACAAGTCGGGGTTCAATTCATTGCCGCTACTATTTAGCTGAGAATGCCAAAACAGCAGTAATTTTAGTTGGAGGTGTAGGTGGTGATTGGGATACACCTGCTCGAGGTCTGTATCCTTTATTAGGGGAAATTCTTCGGAAAGAAGGAATAGCCTCTCTCCGAGTCCAATACCGCAATCCAACCGATTTAGTAGAATCTACCTTAGACGTTTTAGCGGGTCTTACCTATTTACAAGACAAAGGTGTTGAAGAATTTGCTTTGATCGGTCACTCTTTTGGGGGTGCAGTCGTTATCCAAGCAGCTGCTCAATCGGCAGATGTTCGCACTGTTGTCACTATTGCTACCCAAGCCTATGGTGCAGAACCAGCAAGTGAACTAGCAACCAGATGTTCGCTGCTTCTGTTGCATGGCACATCCGATCCAGTACTGCCTGCTTCGTGTTCGCAATATGTCTACCAAATTGCCAGAGAACCAAAGCGTGTAATATTATATCCAAATGGCGGACACGGTCTCGATGAAGTTGCTGATGAAGTGTACCTTGTAGTGCGGGATTGGATTGTTCAACAACTCAATCGTGCTACCGCAAATTTGTATTAA